Proteins encoded in a region of the Corallococcus soli genome:
- the nrdR gene encoding transcriptional regulator NrdR, with protein MRCPFCQDAENKVIDSRESHEGSVIRRRRECLACKRRFTTYERVEELYPLIVKKDGRREAFDREKMLNGLKKACEKRPVSAAQLEETVEDIERMLQGMGEKEVPSSSIGEHVMRRLQQLDEVAYVRFASVYRSFRDISEFMHELKDLLEDQERERKVKPPSTPPKDG; from the coding sequence GTGCGCTGCCCCTTCTGCCAGGACGCGGAGAACAAGGTCATCGACTCGCGAGAGTCGCATGAGGGCTCCGTCATCCGACGGCGGCGCGAGTGCCTGGCCTGCAAGCGACGCTTCACCACGTACGAGCGGGTGGAGGAGCTCTACCCGCTCATCGTGAAGAAGGACGGGCGGCGCGAGGCGTTTGACCGGGAGAAGATGCTCAACGGCCTGAAGAAGGCCTGCGAGAAGCGCCCGGTGTCCGCCGCGCAGCTGGAAGAGACGGTGGAGGACATCGAGCGGATGCTCCAGGGGATGGGGGAGAAGGAGGTGCCCTCGTCCTCCATTGGCGAGCACGTGATGCGGCGGCTGCAGCAGCTGGATGAGGTGGCGTACGTGAGGTTCGCGTCCGTGTACCGCAGCTTCCGGGACATCTCCGAGTTCATGCACGAGCTGAAGGACCTGCTCGAGGACCAGGAGCGCGAGCGCAAGGTGAAGCCACCTTCGACTCCGCCCAAGGACGGTTAG
- the glyA gene encoding serine hydroxymethyltransferase — protein sequence MENTRTLAQVDPEIAQVLRQETERQEEGLELIASENFVSPAVMEAVGSVLTNKYAEGYPGKRYYGGCDVVDVAETLAINRAKELFGADAVNVQAHSGSQANMGAFMALMKTGDTMLSLDLNSGGHLTHGAAFNFSGKLYKVVHYGLTRETETIDFAQVEALALEHKPKVLVVGASAYPRTLDFAKFREIADKVGASMLVDMAHIAGLVAAGVHPSPVPFAEIVTTTTHKTLRGPRGGMVLSKEAFAKSINSQIFPGIQGGPLMHAIAGKAVAFKEALTPEFKAYQKQIVANAQALAEALKSAGLRLCSGGTDNHLMLVDLRSKKLTGKVAEEVLGKAGITVNKNMIPFDPEKPMVTSGVRVGTPAITTRGMREKEMAVVGRLMGEALDSAQDDAGLARVRGQVKDLAQGFPLYASRLK from the coding sequence ATGGAGAACACCCGCACGCTGGCCCAGGTGGATCCTGAAATCGCCCAGGTGCTCCGTCAGGAGACCGAGCGTCAGGAGGAGGGGCTGGAGCTCATCGCCTCGGAGAACTTCGTCAGCCCGGCGGTGATGGAGGCGGTGGGCTCCGTGCTCACCAACAAGTACGCCGAAGGCTACCCCGGCAAGCGCTACTACGGCGGCTGCGACGTGGTGGACGTGGCGGAGACGCTGGCCATCAACCGCGCGAAGGAGCTGTTCGGCGCGGACGCGGTGAACGTGCAGGCGCACTCCGGCAGCCAGGCCAACATGGGCGCCTTCATGGCCCTCATGAAGACCGGCGACACCATGCTGTCGCTGGACCTGAACTCCGGCGGCCACCTCACCCACGGCGCGGCGTTCAACTTCTCCGGCAAGCTCTACAAGGTCGTCCACTACGGCCTGACGCGTGAGACGGAGACCATCGACTTCGCGCAGGTGGAGGCGCTGGCGCTGGAGCACAAGCCCAAGGTGCTGGTGGTGGGCGCGAGCGCGTACCCGCGCACGCTCGACTTCGCGAAGTTCCGGGAGATCGCCGACAAGGTGGGCGCCTCCATGCTGGTGGACATGGCCCACATCGCGGGCCTCGTGGCCGCGGGCGTGCACCCCTCGCCGGTGCCCTTCGCGGAGATCGTCACCACCACCACGCACAAGACGCTGCGGGGGCCGCGCGGCGGCATGGTGCTCAGCAAGGAAGCCTTCGCCAAGAGCATCAACAGCCAGATCTTCCCCGGCATCCAGGGCGGGCCGCTGATGCACGCCATCGCGGGCAAGGCGGTGGCCTTCAAGGAAGCGCTGACGCCGGAGTTCAAGGCCTACCAGAAGCAGATCGTCGCCAACGCGCAGGCGCTGGCGGAGGCGCTGAAGTCCGCGGGCCTGCGGCTGTGCTCGGGCGGCACGGACAACCACCTGATGCTGGTGGACCTGCGCTCCAAGAAGCTCACCGGCAAGGTGGCGGAGGAGGTGCTCGGCAAGGCGGGCATCACCGTGAACAAGAACATGATCCCCTTCGACCCGGAGAAGCCGATGGTGACCTCCGGCGTCCGGGTGGGCACGCCGGCCATCACCACGCGCGGCATGCGCGAGAAGGAGATGGCGGTGGTGGGCAGGCTCATGGGTGAGGCGCTGGATTCCGCGCAGGACGACGCCGGGCTCGCGCGGGTGCGCGGCCAGGTGAAGGACCTGGCCCAGGGCTTCCCGCTGTACGCCTCGCGGTTGAAGTAA
- the ribD gene encoding bifunctional diaminohydroxyphosphoribosylaminopyrimidine deaminase/5-amino-6-(5-phosphoribosylamino)uracil reductase RibD encodes MRLLTRGRLQAAKTPRAKRAADFDHAVAEFFMRIALEEAAKGLGRTSPNPVVGAVLVKGGRIIARGHHKKAGTAHAEVVALEAAGSKARGADLYTTLEPCDHYGRTPPCSLAVLEAGVRRVFSASSDPNPLVSGKGLNRLKRGGVAVVTHVLKDEADALNRPFFKVMRTGLPWVTLKAASTLDGKLAASNGSSRWVTGEPARAWVHQLRNQVDAILVGANTVRLDDPRLTTRLPGGGGKDAVRVVVDSRLTLSPTRTVFTQRSPARTIIATLEDPDGRKARRFLAQGVEVWHVRAKQDRVDLKAVLRRIAKEGLNHVLVEGGAGLYGTLLRERLADSLDLFLAPKLVGAGGLSWAGELGVKDMAQALAVKDLKLEKVGDDVLLRALL; translated from the coding sequence ATGCGCTTGCTCACGCGGGGACGGTTGCAGGCGGCGAAGACGCCCCGGGCGAAACGCGCGGCGGACTTCGACCACGCGGTGGCCGAGTTCTTCATGCGCATCGCCCTGGAGGAGGCCGCCAAGGGCCTGGGCCGCACCAGCCCCAACCCCGTCGTGGGGGCGGTGCTGGTGAAGGGCGGGCGCATCATCGCGCGGGGTCACCACAAGAAGGCCGGCACGGCGCACGCGGAGGTGGTGGCGCTGGAGGCCGCCGGCTCCAAGGCGCGGGGCGCGGACCTCTACACGACGCTGGAGCCGTGCGACCACTACGGGCGCACCCCGCCGTGCAGCCTCGCGGTGCTGGAGGCCGGCGTGCGGCGCGTGTTCAGCGCTTCGTCGGACCCCAACCCGCTGGTGAGCGGCAAGGGCCTCAACCGGCTCAAGCGCGGCGGCGTGGCGGTGGTGACGCACGTCCTCAAGGACGAGGCGGACGCGCTCAACCGGCCCTTCTTCAAGGTCATGCGCACGGGCCTGCCGTGGGTGACGCTCAAGGCCGCCTCCACGCTGGATGGGAAGCTGGCCGCTTCGAATGGAAGCTCGCGCTGGGTGACGGGAGAGCCGGCCCGCGCCTGGGTGCACCAACTGCGCAACCAGGTGGACGCCATCCTGGTGGGGGCGAACACCGTGCGGCTGGACGACCCCCGGCTCACCACCCGGCTGCCCGGCGGTGGGGGCAAGGACGCCGTGCGCGTGGTGGTGGACTCGCGCCTCACGCTGTCCCCGACGCGGACCGTCTTCACCCAGCGCAGCCCCGCGCGCACCATCATCGCCACCCTGGAGGACCCGGACGGGCGCAAGGCGCGGCGCTTCCTGGCGCAGGGCGTGGAGGTCTGGCACGTGCGCGCGAAGCAGGACCGCGTGGACCTGAAGGCCGTGCTGCGCCGCATCGCGAAGGAGGGGCTCAACCACGTGCTGGTGGAGGGCGGCGCGGGCCTGTACGGCACGCTGCTGCGCGAGCGCCTGGCGGATTCGCTCGACCTGTTCCTCGCCCCCAAGCTGGTGGGCGCGGGTGGGCTGTCGTGGGCCGGAGAGCTGGGCGTGAAGGACATGGCCCAGGCGCTGGCGGTGAAGGACCTGAAGCTGGAGAAGGTAGGGGACGACGTCCTGCTGCGCGCCCTGCTCTGA
- the rpiB gene encoding ribose 5-phosphate isomerase B: MKVILASDHAGLELRQDLVALLKERGVAFEDLGPHTRESVDYPDFASQVSRAVVADAGTLGVLVCGTGIGMSIVANKHRGVRAALCTTEFEARMTRAHNDANVLCLGQRVVGVGVARGILEAFLDTAFAGGRHEQRVQKIRDVEAQQR; this comes from the coding sequence GTGAAAGTCATCCTCGCCTCCGACCACGCGGGACTCGAGCTGCGCCAGGACCTGGTGGCCCTGCTGAAGGAGCGCGGCGTCGCGTTCGAGGACCTGGGGCCCCACACCCGTGAGTCGGTGGACTACCCGGACTTCGCGTCGCAGGTTTCGCGCGCGGTGGTGGCGGACGCCGGCACGCTGGGCGTGCTGGTGTGTGGCACCGGCATCGGGATGAGCATCGTGGCCAACAAGCACCGGGGCGTGCGAGCGGCCCTGTGCACCACCGAGTTCGAGGCGCGGATGACCCGCGCGCACAACGACGCCAACGTGCTGTGCCTGGGCCAGCGCGTGGTGGGCGTGGGCGTGGCGCGGGGCATCCTCGAGGCCTTCCTCGACACCGCCTTCGCGGGCGGCCGCCACGAGCAGCGCGTCCAGAAGATTCGCGACGTCGAAGCCCAGCAGCGCTGA
- a CDS encoding riboflavin synthase, whose translation MFTGLIQDTGTITRITPGAMTDVWIRTSLGAEAFALGESIAVDGACLTVVEKGGDTFRVQAAPETLRRTTLGARRAGDKVNLERALALGDRLGGHLVSGHVDAVSEVLEAFAEGGSWVMVFRLPPELAPCFIDKGSVTIDGISLTVNAVEADRFRVQLIPETQERTTLHAKGVGAQVNLEGDLIGKYVARLFALRGTPEGTRGAGLSEAVVRAAGFTPRG comes from the coding sequence ATGTTCACCGGCCTCATCCAGGACACTGGCACCATCACCCGCATCACCCCCGGGGCGATGACGGACGTGTGGATCCGCACCTCGCTGGGCGCGGAGGCGTTCGCGCTGGGGGAATCCATCGCCGTGGACGGCGCGTGCCTCACCGTGGTGGAGAAGGGCGGGGACACCTTCCGCGTGCAGGCCGCCCCGGAGACGCTGCGGCGCACCACGCTGGGCGCCCGGCGCGCGGGCGACAAGGTGAACCTGGAGCGGGCCCTGGCGCTGGGAGACCGGCTGGGAGGCCACCTGGTGTCGGGCCACGTGGACGCCGTCAGCGAGGTGCTGGAGGCCTTCGCGGAAGGGGGCTCGTGGGTGATGGTGTTCCGGCTGCCCCCGGAGCTGGCGCCCTGCTTCATCGACAAGGGCTCGGTGACGATTGACGGCATCAGCCTCACGGTGAACGCGGTGGAGGCGGACCGCTTCCGGGTGCAGCTCATTCCGGAGACCCAGGAGCGCACCACCCTGCACGCCAAGGGCGTGGGGGCCCAGGTGAACCTGGAGGGCGACCTGATTGGCAAGTACGTGGCCCGGCTGTTCGCCCTCCGGGGCACCCCGGAGGGGACCCGGGGCGCCGGCCTGTCGGAGGCGGTGGTCCGGGCGGCGGGCTTCACCCCGCGCGGGTAG